A window of the Halichoerus grypus chromosome 2, mHalGry1.hap1.1, whole genome shotgun sequence genome harbors these coding sequences:
- the LOC118528689 gene encoding C-C motif chemokine 4: MKLCVTVLSLLVLVAAFYSPTLSAPMGSDPPTACCFSYTLRQLPRNFVTDYFETSSLCSQPAVVFQTKRGRQVCANPSEPWVQEYMDDLELN, from the exons ATGAAGCTGTGTGTGACTGTCCTTTCTCTCCTTGTGCTCGTGGCTGCCTTCTACTCCCCGACGCTCTCAGCACCAA TGGGCTCAGACCCTCCCACCGCCTGCTGCTTTTCTTACACCCTGAGGCAGCTCCCTCGCAACTTTGTGACCGATTACTTCGAGACCAGCAGCCTCTGCTCCCAGCCAGCCGTGGT ATTCCAAACCAAAAGGGGCAGACAAGTGTGTGCTAACCCCAGCGAGCCCTGGGTCCAGGAATACATGGATGATCTGGAACTGAACTGA